A portion of the Adhaeribacter radiodurans genome contains these proteins:
- a CDS encoding SusC/RagA family TonB-linked outer membrane protein, translating into MKNSYNYGCPSPGHPFFKIRLKVNSILVIVLISTFEAFAMDYPAALVHSGRSNAALKKERNRIEENVTVGTSANRVITIKKVAAFAIEVTGKVADDKGAPLPGVSILIKGTSKGTTTGVDGKFSVTVADEKAVLVFDYIGFKSQERVVGNERTINIVLLEDTKSLQEVVVIGYGQVKKSDLTGSVVSVKSEQITSTPVTNVLESLQGKVAGLDLTRSSGETGAAMNFTLRGNRSLKASNSPLILVDGIQYSSYVDINPNDIASVEVLKDASSTAIYGSRGANGVILITTKGGKAGKTKVEFNNYYGVNSLTAFPAITNTQQLVDYWREEFRSVGQWSSPADDPKIFNDALANINNGVNTDWVDLMVHKGTVQNNHIAISGGSEKTTFRLSSEYFNEKGLLKNDELKRYIQHLNLDHQVFKNLKVGTVLNFNTSNQDRRNISFWNLIKNSPLGIPYNEDGTIRKYPFPSGSLALNPLLDENPNEYANNTKLNHFFLQGFADWTIRKNLTLRTNLGADIISSQQGIYESPNTTQSGVNSGFSRAALIDNKSNALTWENVLTYNAEVGNHAFTLMAGNSMIKNRSTLFSGEGKNQPYSSSLFYNLSTNDRDIITNSRLTETALSSYFGRANYKFKDRYLVTASLRADGSSVLAEEHKWAYFPSVAVAWRAIEEPVFSGLRTLFSDLKFRATYGVSGNSAVNAYQTQGSLSKVAFSFDETAAFGYWPKLLANKDLGWETTATLNFAVDFGLFNNRVTGSVDAYQTKTKDLLMDRILPSLIGYSSTIANIGKTKTYGIDAVLSTVNVAGKSFNWSSDFNFSTFNEEIVELSQSGNDIGNRWFIGSPTRVYYDYEKIGIWQENEAEEAKRFHPNNKPGMIKIKDQNGDGKLTADKDMIIVGQSTPKWSAGFNNNFTYKNLSLSVLTLARVGQTISSDYHGYYYPGNTAAVVDYWTPENPTNAYPRPTRSQDPYLSTLKYKDGSFFKIKDVRLAYTFQGNFIKNTPLNITVYGTAKNYFTFSKIKDYDPERGGTVEFPLTKQLVFGLNIGL; encoded by the coding sequence ATGAAGAACTCTTATAATTACGGTTGCCCTTCGCCCGGGCACCCTTTTTTTAAAATCCGGCTAAAAGTCAATTCTATTCTGGTAATAGTTTTGATTTCTACGTTCGAGGCTTTCGCTATGGATTATCCTGCTGCATTGGTTCATTCGGGAAGGAGTAATGCTGCCCTTAAAAAAGAACGGAACCGAATAGAAGAGAATGTTACAGTGGGAACATCTGCTAATCGGGTTATAACTATTAAGAAAGTAGCTGCTTTTGCTATAGAAGTAACCGGTAAAGTGGCCGATGATAAAGGTGCTCCGTTGCCGGGAGTAAGCATTTTAATAAAAGGAACTTCTAAAGGTACAACAACGGGGGTAGATGGAAAATTTTCGGTTACAGTAGCCGACGAAAAGGCCGTGCTGGTATTTGATTATATCGGCTTTAAAAGCCAGGAGCGGGTAGTGGGTAATGAAAGAACCATTAACATCGTTTTACTGGAGGATACCAAAAGCTTACAAGAGGTAGTGGTAATTGGCTATGGCCAGGTGAAGAAATCAGATTTAACTGGTTCGGTGGTATCCGTTAAATCCGAGCAGATAACTTCTACGCCGGTTACAAACGTGCTGGAATCGTTACAAGGTAAAGTAGCCGGTCTGGACCTTACCCGCAGCAGCGGCGAAACGGGTGCCGCCATGAATTTTACGTTACGGGGAAACCGTTCTTTAAAAGCCTCCAACTCACCGCTTATTCTGGTAGACGGCATTCAGTACAGTTCTTACGTAGATATTAACCCCAACGACATTGCCTCAGTAGAGGTTTTAAAAGATGCCTCTTCCACTGCCATTTACGGTTCGAGAGGAGCGAACGGCGTTATTTTAATTACCACCAAAGGCGGTAAAGCCGGAAAAACCAAAGTAGAATTTAATAACTACTACGGGGTAAATAGTTTAACGGCTTTTCCGGCTATTACCAATACGCAGCAGTTAGTAGATTATTGGCGGGAAGAGTTTCGCTCGGTAGGGCAGTGGAGCAGCCCGGCCGATGACCCTAAAATTTTTAATGATGCCCTAGCGAACATCAACAATGGCGTAAATACCGATTGGGTAGATTTAATGGTGCATAAGGGAACGGTCCAGAATAATCATATTGCGATTTCGGGTGGTTCCGAAAAAACTACTTTTCGCCTTTCTTCGGAATATTTTAATGAAAAAGGCTTACTCAAAAATGACGAGCTGAAACGATATATCCAGCATTTGAACCTGGATCACCAGGTTTTTAAAAATTTGAAGGTCGGAACGGTTCTTAATTTTAATACTTCTAATCAGGACCGACGAAACATCAGCTTCTGGAACCTGATAAAAAACAGTCCGCTTGGTATTCCTTACAACGAGGATGGTACTATCCGGAAATATCCATTCCCAAGCGGTTCTTTGGCTCTGAACCCACTGCTGGATGAAAACCCGAATGAATATGCCAATAATACCAAGCTCAACCATTTTTTTCTGCAAGGCTTTGCAGATTGGACTATCCGGAAAAACTTAACGCTTCGTACAAATCTGGGGGCTGATATTATTTCTTCGCAGCAAGGAATTTACGAAAGTCCGAATACTACCCAGTCGGGTGTAAACAGTGGTTTCTCGCGGGCGGCTTTAATCGATAACAAGTCAAACGCCCTTACCTGGGAAAATGTTCTGACTTATAATGCCGAGGTCGGGAATCATGCGTTTACCTTAATGGCCGGAAACAGTATGATAAAGAACCGTTCTACTTTGTTTTCCGGAGAAGGAAAAAACCAGCCTTATTCTTCTTCGCTGTTTTATAACCTGAGCACCAACGACCGGGATATAATCACAAACAGTCGCCTGACCGAGACTGCCTTAAGTTCATATTTTGGCCGGGCAAATTACAAGTTTAAAGACCGGTATTTGGTAACAGCTTCTTTGCGGGCTGACGGTTCTTCGGTATTAGCCGAGGAGCACAAATGGGCTTATTTTCCATCCGTGGCCGTAGCTTGGCGGGCCATTGAGGAGCCGGTGTTTTCCGGGTTAAGAACTCTTTTCTCCGACTTAAAATTCAGGGCCACTTATGGGGTTTCCGGCAATAGTGCCGTAAACGCTTATCAAACCCAAGGCAGCTTATCTAAAGTAGCTTTTTCTTTCGACGAAACAGCGGCCTTTGGTTACTGGCCAAAACTGCTGGCAAATAAAGACCTCGGCTGGGAAACTACTGCCACTTTAAACTTTGCTGTTGATTTTGGATTATTTAATAACCGGGTTACTGGTTCCGTAGATGCCTACCAAACCAAAACAAAAGATTTGTTGATGGACCGCATCCTGCCTTCTCTGATTGGTTACAGTTCGACCATTGCGAATATTGGAAAAACGAAAACCTATGGTATTGATGCCGTACTTTCAACGGTAAACGTGGCAGGCAAATCCTTTAACTGGTCGAGCGATTTTAATTTTTCAACTTTCAACGAAGAAATTGTGGAATTAAGCCAATCGGGCAATGACATTGGCAACCGATGGTTTATTGGCTCGCCCACCCGGGTGTACTACGATTACGAAAAAATTGGTATCTGGCAGGAAAACGAAGCCGAGGAAGCCAAAAGATTCCACCCGAATAACAAACCCGGGATGATAAAAATAAAAGACCAAAACGGCGATGGAAAATTAACTGCCGACAAAGACATGATTATTGTCGGGCAGTCTACTCCCAAATGGTCCGCTGGTTTCAACAATAATTTTACTTACAAGAACTTATCCTTGTCGGTTCTCACGCTGGCCCGGGTAGGTCAAACAATCAGCAGCGACTATCATGGTTATTATTATCCGGGTAATACAGCGGCTGTAGTAGATTATTGGACCCCAGAAAATCCGACCAATGCGTATCCCCGCCCTACCAGAAGCCAGGACCCGTATCTCTCGACTTTAAAGTATAAGGACGGCTCCTTCTTTAAAATAAAAGATGTGCGCTTGGCTTATACGTTCCAGGGAAATTTTATTAAAAATACCCCGCTGAATATTACCGTATATGGCACGGCTAAAAATTACTTCACTTTCAGCAAAATAAAAGATTACGACCCGGAAAGAGGGGGAACGGTGGAGTTTCCGCTGACGAAGCAGTTGGTGTTCGGTTTAAACATTGGGTTGTAA
- a CDS encoding RagB/SusD family nutrient uptake outer membrane protein translates to MKKNNFLIGLLVTFAAATFTSCTDFLDETNRNDATANTFYATAEGMEAVVNSCYTPTRTWYGKTIGHLLTEAGTDEMLYGNTAGNTYPHYTYNALLQGANTNGTGLYFVWKSFYKGINACNTAIGRMALSPITENLKLEREAEARFLRAFYYYHLVEIFGPIPLRLQETVAPELTATRAPVDEVYNQIIEDLTFAYTNLSGKITPAGGRVIQPAVAALLARVYLTLNDNTNALLYATKVIKDYDFALNNDYKAIWDIGNSNGTTNKEVIWFVNYAANNVFNDYGRYDDLGYFWLWEGGNHSHMHYLPFFVGVKGYTGTLETGRALMQYMPSKYLLNLYDETKDARFNGSFRTVWFANDPTTLPADKKLGDTIVVVSKKPLSAEYKASKPYTIYDIDDIYDVNGLPKEPRQRYPALWKFHDPTRATVNVVESKRDAFVFRLAEMYLIAAEASLKLNNTGEAANFVNAIRERAALPGKVEDMRVTAADINLDFILEERAREFAGEQLRWFDLKRTGKLVERVKMYNPDAAPNIQEYHNLRPIPQIEIDVLQNKSEFTQNPGYN, encoded by the coding sequence ATGAAAAAAAATAATTTCCTAATAGGGCTGTTAGTAACGTTTGCCGCAGCTACTTTTACCTCTTGTACCGATTTTCTGGACGAGACTAACCGAAACGATGCCACGGCTAATACTTTTTATGCTACCGCCGAAGGCATGGAAGCCGTTGTTAATTCCTGTTATACGCCCACCCGTACCTGGTACGGCAAAACCATCGGGCATTTACTTACAGAAGCCGGAACCGACGAAATGCTTTATGGGAATACGGCCGGCAATACCTATCCGCATTATACCTATAATGCTTTGTTGCAAGGAGCTAACACCAATGGCACCGGACTTTACTTTGTGTGGAAATCATTCTACAAAGGAATAAATGCTTGTAACACGGCCATCGGGAGAATGGCCCTGTCACCAATAACCGAAAATCTTAAGCTGGAAAGAGAAGCCGAAGCCCGTTTTCTAAGAGCCTTTTATTATTATCATTTAGTGGAGATTTTTGGCCCCATCCCGTTAAGGTTACAAGAAACCGTAGCTCCGGAATTAACAGCCACCCGCGCTCCGGTGGATGAGGTTTATAATCAGATTATAGAGGATTTAACCTTTGCCTATACCAATCTGAGTGGCAAGATAACCCCGGCAGGCGGAAGAGTGATTCAACCAGCTGTAGCCGCTTTATTGGCCCGCGTATACCTCACCCTAAATGATAATACTAATGCTTTACTGTATGCCACTAAAGTTATCAAGGATTATGACTTTGCGCTCAACAATGATTATAAAGCTATTTGGGATATCGGAAACAGTAATGGCACTACCAACAAAGAAGTAATCTGGTTTGTAAATTACGCTGCCAACAACGTGTTCAATGATTATGGCCGGTACGATGATTTAGGTTATTTCTGGCTGTGGGAAGGTGGGAACCATTCGCACATGCATTACCTGCCTTTCTTTGTAGGAGTAAAAGGTTATACCGGCACGCTCGAAACAGGCCGCGCTTTAATGCAATACATGCCATCTAAATACCTGTTAAATCTGTACGACGAAACCAAAGATGCCCGGTTTAATGGTTCTTTCAGAACGGTTTGGTTTGCCAATGACCCTACTACGCTCCCGGCCGATAAAAAACTAGGCGATACCATAGTCGTTGTTTCTAAAAAACCGCTTAGTGCCGAATACAAGGCGTCCAAGCCCTATACCATTTACGATATAGACGATATCTATGATGTTAATGGCTTGCCAAAAGAACCTCGCCAGCGGTATCCGGCCTTGTGGAAATTTCACGACCCTACGCGGGCCACGGTGAATGTGGTGGAAAGTAAACGGGATGCCTTTGTGTTCCGGTTGGCCGAAATGTACTTAATTGCCGCCGAAGCGAGCCTGAAGTTAAACAATACCGGCGAAGCCGCTAATTTTGTGAATGCCATTCGGGAACGGGCCGCCTTGCCGGGTAAAGTAGAAGACATGCGGGTAACTGCCGCCGACATTAACCTGGATTTTATTCTGGAGGAGCGGGCCCGTGAATTTGCCGGTGAACAACTCCGCTGGTTTGACTTAAAGCGCACTGGTAAACTGGTTGAACGCGTAAAAATGTACAATCCGGATGCAGCTCCTAATATTCAGGAGTACCACAACCTACGGCCCATACCGCAAATAGAAATTGATGTACTACAAAATAAATCCGAATTCACCCAAAATCCTGGTTATAATTAA
- a CDS encoding hybrid sensor histidine kinase/response regulator transcription factor: MVNTAFGKFLFLSLFLLITITSHAQIKAKIERYSTEDGLSHDGVMTMIKDQEGFMWFGTWDGINRFDGHNFVTYKAYPGDNSKLKNNRIGEIVEDQAGFLWLTAYDNQVYRFDKKTEQFFAIADLLQEKGITNIAFNKIVLAQPGVVWLTTTNQGVFCVKKANSARPEIIPYPINQAVGKTNAGNQIHFLYPAQNNTVWVGSSQGLHQFSPKADGPYSNGSLQTDSLSQLNFTCVIEGKNKIWFGTSNGYLVSYEKKTNTFVKSKICSSKINGLLLSRKRENVLYLVNSQSQLLTVNTSDLSTTTASVEGKGAFLSVFEDTSGLLWIQPEFRGAIKYNPGSKQFRFFFQPIDATFHISVKNYKVFEDHKKRVWVSMQGGGFGYYDPTTDAIKYFYNEPGSLEHRFSNYVSSLYLDNTGVLWLCTNDRGINKVIFQENYFDYKILVPNTANNSDNEVRGVYNDSKNRIWLAAKSGKLYVYDQHHLVQNLFVNLPKEGLGIVYTIFEDSKNNIWLGTKGNGLFKAQPTGNASGMYQLMHFLPDKNDSYSLSGDMVYAFLEDRKGCIWVGTYGHGINLVEQTLNKLRFINANNQLSHHKISTHTKIRHLQEGPNGDIWIATTDGLVVLNPNLKVSDKFSLYKKVSGNASSLGNNDVQYIFKDSKNVMWVCTSGGGLNQAIIGKEGVIFKVFTKEQGLPNDYILSVAEDNQGNLWLATENGISKFNPKTQQFKNFDSYEGLEQTGFSEAAAIKLQNGNLLFGARSGYLTFNPAETTKRKVAANMVFTNFQINNKDVTLTSPKSPLKQSINYTPNIELAYNENILGIEFTVLDYHASDKLNYAYRLTNFDEEWHQVKNQRKATYTNLPPGEYVFEVKSQDPELFQSLPYKKIAVTIHPPIWRTTWAYVVYIILALILLEIVRRVAFSMIRLRNRIAIEQKLTELKLRFFTNISHELRTPLTLIVNPIEAISQQADLTPKSREYIQVVRKNTNRMVRFINQLLDFRKAQSGKMKLKIAQTEIISILKDISSHFTEAAAEKQITLSVTSNVDELSAWIDLEKMDIVIYNLLSNAIKFSSAGKSVTVDVHYDKLADFFTIKVIDQGVGIPANKLNDVFELYYEGDKKGVNNWGGTGIGLALAKELVELHHGKITAQNNATEGVTIMVELKTGKEHFTADEVVWLDTPLALSRKYEPADEALPAFENADTNVTALESLPLVLIVEDNPDLRKLLTDQFRLYYKVIQAENGEEGLAKAMQQLPDLVISDVMMPKMDGIQLLDKLKNTVETSHIPVILLTAKTSVEHQIEGLNYGADYYITKPFQSDFILAAVKNLLHQRKKIFESLLGDKRTIDLSPSEIVITSKDEVFLKKIISIVENGMSDPEFNIDAVAETVGMGRTTFYKKFTSLTNLAPVEFVREMRLKRGKQLLDAGENNISEVAYAIGFNNAGYFSTCFKKQYQVTPSEYVKSLKAPLV; the protein is encoded by the coding sequence ATGGTAAATACTGCTTTCGGGAAATTTTTATTTTTATCGTTATTTTTATTAATAACCATAACTTCCCACGCGCAGATAAAAGCTAAGATTGAGCGTTATTCCACGGAAGACGGTTTGTCGCACGATGGCGTAATGACCATGATCAAAGACCAGGAAGGCTTTATGTGGTTTGGCACCTGGGATGGCATTAACCGGTTTGATGGTCATAATTTTGTTACTTACAAAGCTTATCCGGGCGATAATTCTAAACTTAAGAATAACAGAATCGGGGAAATTGTAGAAGACCAGGCGGGCTTTCTGTGGCTAACCGCTTACGATAACCAAGTTTATAGATTTGATAAAAAAACAGAACAATTTTTTGCGATAGCTGATCTGCTTCAGGAAAAAGGAATTACGAATATTGCTTTCAACAAAATTGTACTCGCCCAGCCGGGAGTGGTTTGGTTAACTACTACCAATCAGGGGGTATTTTGCGTTAAAAAAGCAAATTCTGCTCGTCCGGAGATTATTCCTTATCCAATTAATCAGGCGGTTGGTAAAACAAACGCTGGCAACCAGATTCATTTTTTGTACCCCGCTCAAAATAATACGGTTTGGGTAGGTAGCTCCCAAGGGCTTCATCAATTTTCACCCAAAGCAGACGGTCCTTACTCCAACGGGAGCTTACAAACAGATTCTTTAAGCCAGCTTAATTTTACCTGTGTGATAGAGGGTAAAAATAAAATCTGGTTTGGAACCAGCAATGGTTACCTGGTTTCATATGAAAAAAAGACAAACACTTTTGTCAAGAGTAAGATTTGCAGCAGTAAAATAAACGGCCTTCTTTTATCCCGCAAAAGGGAGAACGTACTGTATCTGGTAAATTCCCAAAGTCAGTTATTAACCGTAAATACCTCCGATTTAAGCACCACTACCGCCTCAGTGGAGGGCAAAGGTGCTTTTTTATCGGTTTTTGAAGATACATCTGGCCTGCTATGGATTCAGCCGGAATTCCGGGGCGCTATTAAGTATAATCCAGGCTCTAAACAATTTAGGTTTTTTTTCCAACCCATAGATGCCACTTTTCACATATCGGTAAAGAATTATAAAGTTTTCGAAGACCATAAAAAAAGAGTATGGGTGAGTATGCAAGGAGGCGGGTTTGGTTACTACGATCCAACCACCGACGCCATTAAATATTTCTACAATGAGCCGGGCAGTTTGGAACATCGATTTTCAAATTATGTGTCCAGTTTGTATCTGGACAACACGGGGGTATTATGGTTGTGTACCAACGACAGGGGAATTAATAAAGTAATTTTCCAGGAAAATTATTTCGATTATAAAATTTTAGTCCCCAATACTGCTAATAATTCAGATAATGAAGTTAGAGGCGTTTACAACGATAGTAAAAACCGGATTTGGCTGGCGGCTAAATCCGGCAAATTATACGTGTATGACCAGCACCACCTGGTTCAGAACTTATTTGTAAACCTGCCCAAAGAGGGGCTGGGAATAGTTTATACTATTTTCGAAGACAGCAAAAACAATATTTGGCTGGGAACCAAAGGAAATGGTTTATTTAAGGCCCAACCTACGGGCAATGCCTCTGGCATGTACCAGTTAATGCATTTTTTACCCGATAAAAACGACTCGTACAGCTTAAGTGGCGATATGGTTTATGCTTTTCTGGAAGATAGGAAAGGCTGCATCTGGGTGGGTACTTATGGCCACGGAATAAATTTAGTGGAGCAAACTTTAAATAAACTCCGGTTTATTAATGCAAATAACCAGTTAAGCCATCATAAAATAAGCACACATACTAAAATCAGGCACCTGCAAGAGGGGCCAAACGGCGATATCTGGATTGCTACCACCGATGGCTTAGTCGTCTTAAATCCGAATCTGAAAGTTAGTGATAAATTCTCTTTGTATAAGAAAGTTTCGGGAAACGCGTCCAGCCTTGGAAATAACGATGTGCAGTATATTTTTAAGGATAGTAAAAATGTTATGTGGGTTTGCACGTCGGGTGGTGGGTTAAACCAAGCTATTATTGGCAAAGAAGGCGTAATATTTAAAGTTTTTACGAAGGAGCAAGGACTACCCAACGATTATATTTTGAGCGTAGCCGAAGACAACCAGGGTAATTTATGGCTGGCGACTGAAAATGGCATTTCTAAATTCAACCCGAAAACGCAGCAGTTCAAAAATTTTGATTCCTACGAAGGCTTAGAACAAACCGGCTTTTCGGAGGCGGCCGCTATAAAGTTACAAAACGGCAATTTACTTTTTGGTGCCCGAAGCGGCTATCTCACCTTTAATCCGGCAGAAACCACGAAACGGAAGGTGGCCGCCAACATGGTGTTCACTAACTTCCAGATAAACAACAAAGACGTTACCCTTACGAGCCCTAAATCACCCTTAAAACAAAGTATAAATTATACCCCAAACATAGAACTTGCTTATAACGAAAATATACTGGGTATTGAATTTACCGTACTGGATTACCATGCCAGTGATAAGCTAAACTATGCGTATCGTTTAACCAATTTCGATGAAGAATGGCATCAGGTAAAAAATCAGCGGAAGGCAACCTATACCAACCTGCCCCCCGGCGAGTATGTGTTTGAGGTGAAAAGCCAGGATCCTGAATTATTTCAAAGCTTACCTTATAAAAAAATAGCCGTAACCATTCACCCTCCTATTTGGCGTACCACGTGGGCGTATGTGGTATATATTATTTTAGCTTTAATTCTCTTGGAAATCGTTAGAAGAGTGGCATTCTCAATGATTCGGTTACGTAACCGGATTGCGATTGAGCAAAAACTGACGGAATTAAAGCTGCGGTTTTTTACCAACATTTCGCATGAACTGCGTACTCCTTTAACCTTAATTGTAAATCCCATTGAGGCCATTTCCCAGCAGGCCGATTTAACGCCTAAAAGTCGGGAATATATCCAGGTGGTTCGCAAAAATACTAACCGCATGGTTCGGTTTATCAACCAGCTTCTCGATTTCAGAAAAGCCCAGAGCGGAAAAATGAAACTCAAAATAGCGCAAACCGAAATTATTTCCATTTTAAAAGATATTAGCAGTCATTTTACCGAAGCTGCGGCTGAAAAGCAAATAACCCTTTCGGTAACGTCTAATGTAGATGAACTTTCGGCCTGGATAGATTTGGAGAAAATGGATATTGTTATTTATAATTTGCTTTCCAATGCCATAAAATTTTCATCGGCTGGCAAGTCCGTTACGGTTGATGTTCATTATGATAAACTGGCCGATTTCTTTACAATCAAAGTTATAGACCAGGGAGTGGGGATTCCGGCTAATAAGCTAAATGATGTATTTGAGCTTTACTACGAAGGCGATAAAAAAGGCGTTAATAACTGGGGAGGCACTGGTATTGGGCTGGCTCTGGCAAAGGAATTAGTAGAGTTACATCATGGTAAAATAACCGCCCAAAATAATGCTACCGAAGGTGTAACCATAATGGTAGAGTTAAAAACAGGAAAAGAACATTTTACTGCTGATGAGGTGGTTTGGCTAGATACGCCCTTGGCATTAAGCAGAAAATACGAACCCGCTGATGAGGCTTTACCAGCTTTTGAAAATGCCGATACCAATGTAACAGCTTTAGAATCGCTACCGTTGGTTTTAATTGTGGAAGACAATCCTGATTTAAGAAAATTACTGACGGACCAGTTTCGATTATATTACAAAGTTATCCAGGCCGAAAATGGCGAAGAAGGACTCGCCAAAGCCATGCAGCAACTTCCGGACCTGGTTATCAGTGATGTGATGATGCCCAAGATGGACGGTATCCAGTTGCTCGATAAGTTAAAGAACACCGTAGAAACCAGTCATATCCCGGTTATTTTGTTAACCGCCAAAACATCCGTCGAACATCAGATTGAGGGTTTAAATTATGGCGCGGACTATTACATTACCAAGCCATTCCAATCGGACTTTATACTGGCCGCGGTTAAAAATCTACTCCATCAGCGCAAGAAAATTTTTGAGTCTTTACTAGGGGATAAAAGAACTATTGACCTAAGCCCGAGCGAAATTGTAATTACTTCTAAAGACGAGGTATTTCTAAAAAAGATAATCAGCATTGTTGAAAACGGGATGTCTGACCCCGAATTTAACATTGATGCGGTGGCAGAAACGGTAGGTATGGGAAGAACCACTTTTTACAAAAAGTTTACCAGCCTCACCAACCTGGCGCCCGTTGAATTTGTCCGGGAAATGCGGCTGAAGCGGGGGAAACAGTTATTAGATGCCGGAGAAAACAATATTTCGGAAGTGGCTTATGCGATAGGCTTTAATAATGCCGGTTATTTCAGCACCTGTTTTAAAAAGCAATACCAAGTTACTCCCTCTGAATATGTAAAATCATTAAAAGCTCCCTTGGTTTAA